The genome window TGGAGTTAATGGTGCCCTAGCTGACGATAACGGAAGCATACCAGAGTCTTTCTATACCAATGGTGGTCTGAAACTGCGGGTGGTTTGGACGATAAGCTCGTTGATAGCTGCCTCCGCCAGGCATTTTCTGTTACAGCCGATAATTGCTGAGCATAAGACGCTTGATAGCTTGGTGTTGACGGACGTTGATGGTCAAGGAGTGCTGTGCATGAATAGGGAGCAGCTTGAGGAGTTGAGGGTCAAACCTCTGTCCGCTTCTTCTGCTTCAAAGAGGACACTAGTCCCGGCTCTGAACATGCGGCTTTGGTATGCGCCACACTTGGAATTGCCTGATGGGACCTTATTGAAAGGGGCTACTTTGGTTGCCATTAGGCCTAGTGAGCAATCCGTGGCAAAGAAGGAAGCGTCTGGTGGGTCTTGGGTATCTACTGCCTTTGAAGAGCCTTATGGGACTGCCGCAAAGATGCTGGTGAAGAGAAGGACTTACTGTTTGGAGATGAACTCATTTTGAATCAGAGTTACGAGGAGATAAGGTAAATTTGCTTATTGAActtcatacttttttttttatgaatttgctTACAACATAACAATCTGCTGAAGATAATGTTATGCATTGTAAATTATAACTTcggaaaaatattttcttttgttaggATGAAGGCATAACTGATGTGTTTGTAGTTATTGGCTCATAATGTGTTGTAGCTTTTTTCATATGCCTAAGTTTACTAGAGTTAGTGAGTTGTTCAAAATCTTCTCAAGATGCATCATGCATGTTATACACAATAAATTATATCAGCTGGAGGGTCCATGTTTTTTATAATGAAATGATGAGGGCATTTCTCTTGTGTTTATAATTATTAGCAGATGACATGCTGTGGCTGTTTTATTAGCACTTGATGTGCTGTGGTTTTCATGATGCTGCTGTATGCTCTGAGTTCATTAGAGGTGGTCTAAATGGTCGAAGAAGAGTGAGGATTTGGATATTTTTAGCATAATCTTTGTGCGTTGAATTACTCATCACCAAAAGGCAACACAAGGCAAGGTGGAGATTCTGACCAAAATGGGTGTTACAATATGATAATGCTATCAGCCATATGGTTTTGTTCTGTTTTAGTCTGTCTGATAGTGACACTGATTGAAGTTTCCTTATCAATGACTTGCACATAGTTTTACATTGATTTATGTAGTTTGAAATAGGCTTTTCAGTGATAGCCCATGGGAAGAGGATATGCATGTGTTCTCAAAGGAGATTGTGAAGCCAATTCTGTAAAATGCAGCTTGAACCGAGTGCAGCGCCTCATGATGAAGCTGAATGATGCTCTAGAACTACATTGAGGCATACGCATAAATGCACAAATTGCAACTACATTGATGTATGTTACTGGAGCTTCCAGTCTGTAGTCATTTACCTTTAACTGTTCGCTTGCTACATGTGTATATTGTAGGTATGAATATGTTGAGCTTATATTATACTTCTGCAACGTTGCAAATTTGCAATGTAGTTTACATTAACCTTtagatattttgttttatttataacCTTCAGACATTGGAAAGTAAATTTTGCTAATAGCGAAACTGCAAGAGGGCTCAGCTTTCTTCGTCTTGGTGGTGTTGCAATTGCTTATGGAGAACCTTTTAGTAGTTGGAGTACCTGTAATACAACTCTAGTGATGAGGGTAGTTGTAGATTTCATTAAAGAAGTTTGGACCGTGGCGGTAGATTTAAATGTCAGAAGTGGTACTAATGAGTTTGGAAGTTCGAATGGCTAAGAAGGTTGTgagtactttttttttaatttggcaTGGAGGCACTCATTCAGATTAAGGATGTCCACTACTAATTCATATTGGTGGTCCATCTAGCATCCAACATGAGTATCAAATGCAGATACAAGTTGATACATTGTTGGAGAGCATATTAGCTGTGCTCAGATCTGGTACAAGATTTGTCTTGTTGATTATGATTTGATGACCTTTTGTACTCATCTTGTTGATGATATCATTCTGTCTAAATTATTTACTTCcgtttgcttttgcttttgctaTGTACTATTATGTTCTATCTATATGATTGTATACGAGGTGGTTATGGTTGAGTTCCCAGAAGATATGTAGACCCACCTTACCATGAGCTTGGTCTTTCCAGACATGTCTGGCGGGATCGGTGGTTGTTCTGTATAGAATGTGCCTGACTATTGTCTTAGCGACCACAATTTCCCGACCATTCGGTGAGGATGCTTGTATTCTCAAGGAAGACTCGGGATGGGAGAGTAATGCTAGTATGCATGTTGCCTTGGCTTGAGAGCAACCGCTAGCATAGTCTAGTAGAATCATGCTAAACAATCTTATTTGAATTGAATCCTTGTGCCGCCTACAAaatgtttttgaattttgaaacaaATTATATGAAGCCATTCAAGAATTTGCACTAGCACTCGAGCATTGTATGGTTAATTGCTTTGCGGCCGATCTCAGCTCAATTAATTTGTTGTGTGGGTTTGTACATGTCTAGCCCGTCTAATTTTGAATTTAGTGAGTTATTCAAAAAGAATACGCCTATCGTGTTTTTGTCGGTTATAAAAGAAATTTAGATGTGAATTTTCgtcatgaaaaaaaaactgtccAATTTTAGTGAATAAATTTATGATCATTTTCGCTGATTGCTTAGCAAAATTATTGACAAAAAtgttattattataaaaaaaatagtaatctttttttaatttttaaaagattgttacttgtttttatttgtcattactattattattttttaaaaaaaaattcttttaacATCATTGTGAATGAGGGAATGGCAAAGTTCTGCCTCCTTTCAAGTCTAGacacttaaaaaataaaaactacccctcaaaaaagaaaaaagaaatcaaaaaagaaaaaagaaagagactcATCCTGTCGGGTCGGATCTTTTCCGGGTGAAATCCCTATCCATCCAAAAGCTTTGCAGCTACTAATTCCTACTAATTCCTGCTGACTGCCCCGCTTTCTCCTCTCCTGCCACAGAgatctcccctctctctcttgttcGTCTTCAGATTTTTCTCTTCAACTCTATCCATTTGCAAGCTGAGTTACTCGTCACGCGACTTGATGGATTTGCAAGGTTATGGGACTAATTCCTACTAGATTTAGCGTTTTGTGCTTAGATTTCAAActtgttcttgttttctttttgatttttcgTGAACTTGCTTTCCATGGGAGGGAAAATTCATTTATGGAGATTTGATGTGTTATGTTAAGGATTATTGGCACCTATTTCACTGTTTTTTTGCTTCCACTGGAAAATTAGTGATTCTCGGGTTAATTGCTTCAGTTTTTAGGTCAAATCGTTGAATGAACCACATAGCGTACTGTTTTTGgttgatttatatttttctggATTGATCGCCAATTACGGATATTATTTCCTCTTTATTCTTCATTCGTTCTTCTTCATAATCTGTTACTCGCGGTTTCTTGGAATTACGGTTTCAGAATGcttatttttttgtaaaatatgcTGAGATCGTAATTTCAGTTGCGCAAGAGAGTCTTGTATAATGGCAGACGTACTTGTTGTATGATAAGTCTGATTTCTCTTGCTAACTTAGTAGTGTGCACAAATGATATCATTGAATTGTATGCCCTTCTCAAACAGAGTAATCGGGGGGGCCTATACTCAAATCTTAGATGGACAATGTGAAGGATAGTGAGATATCCAAGAGGACTGTTTTTGTAACAGTTGGCACGACATGTTTTGATGCACTTGTCAGGGCAGTGGAGTCTAAGGAAGTTAAAGATGGGCTGTTGAGGAGAGGGTATACACATCTTTTCATTCAAATGGGTCGAGGAACCCATACTCCTACTAAGGTAATTCTATGTTTGACTAAGTGACATGTGAATCTTTGTTATTGAGTTTCTATTGCAGTCTTGAAACTGGCTTTATTGTTGCTACTTTGAAATGAGCATGGAGATATTGCATTCAGTCCTTGTAAATTGTCCTTCTGCTTTAAATAATTTTTCTCGGGGATAAAAGAAAGAAGCCGTATTTGTCTAGGTTAAGGCTCCCTTATTAATAAGCAAATGTTAATTTATGGCTATCTGATATGTGttccatttaaatttttttttaagtgttccatttaaaattttaaatcaatAAGCCTGCTTTGTTTCTCTTGTAAAAAATCAGTCTACATTCATTTTATACCTCTGAGTTATTTGATTGCAGTCTGTGGGAGGAGATGGGTCTCTGAGTGTCGACTACTTCAATTTTTCATCAAGCATTGCAGACCATCTGAGATCAGCATCTCTTGTAATTAGCCATGCTGGTATGCTCTTGATTCATTCTTGTACCATTCCTTTCTCTTTCTCATTCCCCTCTGTTTTTTCCCCTTTATCTGCAATTCCTTTAGTGTACTACAGACTACTGCAACTTTTGCTCAAGCTTGTCAGTTGTCTTCTAATTATATTGAAGGATTGTGTAAATTGTGAGTTTATTATTTCTCTTTACTGTCAAAATATGTGTGATATGATAGTTGTATGTTTGATAGGCGAATACGTTTTCCAGTAGTAGAGTCGTAGGGGTGTAAACTAAaggttacaagttcaattcctagaaacaaccccaccacatattatgtgggggtaaggtttgcgtgCATCTTACCTTTCTCCGAATCGCCCACTATGGGAGCCTTTGTGCGCTGGTGTTTTTTTTACCTATGATAGATGTTTGTTTCTATCTTTACACTTCAACTTGGGAGAAAATGACTCAATTTCCTGCTAGACATTAAGGAAGATGCACTGTGGTTGTTAACATTTGTGACATATTTCTTGGCATAATAGCGTAGCAATTTGTTGGTATATGGTGAAGTGCTTATTCTGTTCTGGATGTATGTGCTAGGAATTGGAATGTGTTGGACGCATGTAGATGGATTGCATGTTGTAAGCTGTCCAAGTAGTCAAACTGCATCATATTCTGTTTGTCTGATTATTCTTCGTGTTAATATGATATAAAGACCTTTGCCCATTTTCCAAATTTCAAACCACTTCGCTATTTCTTCAATGTGAAAGTCTGTACTCATCTCTTTCACTCACATGCAGACATAAAAATACatgttcttctttctctctctccctctctcattgTTCAAACTTCGACTACAATGAATAAGGATTTTATCTATTTGGTTGTTGAATATGTAACCAGTCACTCATCACTTATTTAAGCCATGATGTGATATGTAGCATCTTATTCATGAAGAATTTTTTGTGCCTAATCTTAGTCCCATGGGAATAACGAATGCATCAGAGTTTTCTGAGTAGATCTTTTAATTATTTGAGTCGTTTACGTAAAGAAATGGTTATGGTTGTATGTTCAAGATCAGGAAGCATATTTGAGACATTGCAGTTTGCCAAACCTCTAATTGTGGTGGTCAATGAAGATCTGATGGACAATCATCAAAGTGAGCTTGCTGAAGAACTAGCAGACAGGAAGCATTTGTTTTGTGCTCATCCTCAAACGCTTCATCAAATAATAGCGAGCATGGATATGGAGTCCCTCCTCCCATACCATCCGGGTGATGCCACACCAGTTGTAGAGTATATAAACAGATTTTTAGGTTTCCCTGACGCATGATAAATTGCAAAATTTAATACCTCAGAGAAGAAACAACAAGAGTACGCACCTCTaacctattcttttttccttttctttttttaatcttttctgCAATATGCAATTTGCATGCATTGGTGTAGGACATTCTGTCTGTCCAATTGAGTCCCTTAGATTTGGCATAGAAGCCTATGTGGTATGGATTATTATAGTTTATATAATAAGATATGGGAAATACACTCTTGGGTCATAAGAAAAACCAAGGAATGGGCTTGTGGGGTTGACACTTGACAGGAAATCATTCTTGAAGGTGATTCCATCTTGTGGGCTTGAAGGTGATTCCATGTGTCACAGTTCACAGATAGAAACCACCCCCACCCCCCGAGTCTGTCTTAATGCCGGCAGCCAGCGATAaggatatactctattttgtgagtTGTGAGGAGGTGAAGTCCTGAAATATCTATGAAAGGTCCACTTCGAGATATTAGAAGAAGCCCTGGAATTTTTACTCTTGAGCACATAAACATCAAGCAATTCTCCGACTAATAAAAACATTGCTGTTATATGATGCTTTTGAGTTTGTGTCATGATCCCATATGTTCACAAAATTTAAGGGAGAAACGATCTAACAAAGTAATACTAATACTCTGTTTTGAAACCTGAGCCGGCCCACGGGCCTACTGTGTTGGCCCAAGCCCGCTCTTTCTGCTGGCTATAAACGGCCAGGTGGAGGATCTTTCGGCCCAATGATCAGCACTTTAGGTAGAAGTTCCCAACCAGCCCTAGCCCGTTCTAATGACATTGGGTTTCTGAGGTTGATTCACTGAACTCTTGGATTCTCACACGAATCTGTATACATTTCGAGACAGACAGTATCATATCTGTTTTTATCATTGTCGTGGGGTTGGCTATTGGCTTCCAAGTTTGAAACGATGCATGAACAGCCCAAAAAGTCATTtgagaaatgaaattaaaaaaaaatgtttctaGAGTATATCCTAGTGACCAAAAGTCCCATTTGATGTTATAAAAATTGTGATAAGTATATACAGAAACTGCAGGTTGTAAAGAAGAAAATGGAGAGAAAAAGTCTCATCTGCTAGCTTTAGGGTCTAAATACCCGTCCAAAAAAGCTCAAGGACGAACTTAATAATGTAGCATATTTAGTACCACAGCAGAAGCTAAGTgggtcaaaaaacaaaaaaaaaaaaaaaattgacgaGATTACAGACCAAGATCACAGACATGGATTCCATTAATCTGCTAGATGCAAACAGAAAAACAGATGAACTATTCGCATTCTGAAGAAAACTGCAACTGCTATTAGTAATGATACTAAGTGTGCACATTCGAAAGATTCCCTTACTGTGCCACTTAGCTTTAACAAGAAGTATAAACGGtttgaaaatatatatgtagacaAGTGAAAGAATAACTTCAATCAAATATTTCATCATACATCTTCAAAACACACAacagcatgcatgcatgcatgcatgcatgcatgcatgcagaGATAATCAGACAAACAAATCCCATTATATGAACCTGAATAGCCTCAGAATGGAGAAAAAATACCAACAGTTTTAGAAGCATAATAACAAGTTATCAGCCGCGCAAGGAAGCTTTGCAATTTACTCTCACCCCAGCTGCCACTTCTCCAGCTCCATTTTCCCTGCATTTTATTAATTACCAGAGAATTATTATTCCCGATGTCTATCATCAGAAATTaggaaaaataaagataatgttAATGTCAAACTGCAGGCCATCAATGCAATTTACATTCAAGTGACCATGTAAACACCGTTCATTCGAAAAGCTTATTTAAGCTGTTAATCAGTAAGGATAAGCTTCAATATTTGACCAGTAGCAACACTTTTCTGCCAGTTAAGTGCTCTAGATAAccatttccctctctttatctCCCACAGATAATGTTATCTGCTAGCTTCTACCATAGAATGTCTTGATAATAATAGTACGACGAATTTGTTCATAAACTTTCTTTATGAAAGTATCTTTATACCTACAAAGAAGGATAATATGTATACAAGAAGTTGAAGTAAATGGGAACATTTGTTGAGAGTGAACCCACATGTAATTTCAAATCGAAAGAGGTTAAAGAAAAGTAAAGGATTTATAACTAATAGGTGAACCTAAAAACCATGGGTTATACTGTTTGGTAATCATATAGGCATCCAACTCTTTCGTTGTAAGCCTAACAAAATCCCTGAAAATGGAATTGTGATAATAACGGTAGATCCACGACAAATTTTTCGACTGCAAAAAAGATGTTCATATCATTCCAACTTTTGTTCGGCTACATTAATTTATGAGAAATTTAACAGGTTCATCTCAGCCATTTATTTATATCtaaatcatactttcatcaactcctacTAAAACTATATCATTTTTTACTACTTCAAATAATGTATTTTTAGGTTTTCCTCTTcgcttctttctctctccttcacAAACTTTCTCAATTCTACTCACCACTGCATCACTACCTCTACTTTGTCCATACTCGTGCCATCTTAAACGATGTTCTCTAAACTTATATTCAATTGGTTCCTACCATAGATctaataatcacattttttatCCTATCTTTCCTCATGCGACTACACATCCAATGAATCATCCACATTTCttttacatgcatttttttggatatctCGTCATTTTATAGCTCAACACTCGGAATCAAATATCATCACATGTTATATAGTTGACTATCGATTTTCCTTTCAACCTTAAAGCAATCTTTCCATCAAATAAAATCTTGGATGCACTCCTCTATTTCATCCAATCGTTTTAAATTCTACTCGCTTCATCTTCACTAATGTCTCCATCAATCATCTTAGAGAATCGagccaagatatttaaaaaccATACCTTTTGTTACTTTTCTCTCATCTAAttcaattgtttgtttgtttccttgTATGCTCctactaaacttacatttcaaataTTATGTTATATAAGGTTTGCCTCCATATTTTGAGTTAACTATCACTAGTGTCTCATCCACTAGTACTATATCCAACGTACCTCACATTGAGTAATGTCGTGTGTGTTTATCCATCATTTTAACAAATATGAATAGACTTAGTGTCGGCACCATGTGTGCAAACTTCTTGTGATAGGAAACTTCCACGTAACACCTccattaatcttttttttaaaaaaaaaaacagggatttggggagggggtaggattcgaacccacaaCCTAATGGGTGgggtgatcccttacatgcaatgtgatt of Tripterygium wilfordii isolate XIE 37 chromosome 13, ASM1340144v1, whole genome shotgun sequence contains these proteins:
- the LOC120013734 gene encoding UDP-N-acetylglucosamine transferase subunit ALG13 homolog isoform X2, encoding MDNVKDSEISKRTVFVTVGTTCFDALVRAVESKEVKDGLLRRGYTHLFIQMGRGTHTPTKSVGGDGSLSVDYFNFSSSIADHLRSASLVISHAGSIFETLQFAKPLIVVVNEDLMDNHQSELAEELADRKHLFCAHPQTLHQIIASMDMESLLPYHPGDATPVVEYINRFLGFPDA
- the LOC120013734 gene encoding UDP-N-acetylglucosamine transferase subunit ALG13 homolog isoform X1, with protein sequence MDNVKDSEISKRTVFVTVGTTCFDALVRAVESKEVKDGLLRRGYTHLFIQMGRGTHTPTKSVGGDGSLSVDYFNFSSSIADHLRSASLVISHAGSGSIFETLQFAKPLIVVVNEDLMDNHQSELAEELADRKHLFCAHPQTLHQIIASMDMESLLPYHPGDATPVVEYINRFLGFPDA